A genomic segment from Triticum dicoccoides isolate Atlit2015 ecotype Zavitan chromosome 1A, WEW_v2.0, whole genome shotgun sequence encodes:
- the LOC119285849 gene encoding probable 1-acyl-sn-glycerol-3-phosphate acyltransferase 5 isoform X2 — protein MMNGSAGSPGNHVNGKQVQSVDPPGLSSFNNGPRHRPLNAWRRCRGVLCLVIMPVTACMMMVYLAPVTTFVVRLFSVHYSRKWTCFLFGMWLAMFPFLFEKINRTRFVFSGEKVPPKECVLLFANHRTEVDWMYLWDLALRKGRLQSIKYILKKSLMKLPIFNWAFHIIEFIPVERNWEVDEPLIRRRLSQLKYPKDPLWLAVFPEGTDYTEKKCIKSQEYAAEHGLPILKNVLLPKIKGFNCCLQELRSNLDAVYDITIAYKHRLPTFMDNVYGIDPSEVHVHTKIIQVCDIPTAEDEVSSWLTERFRLKDELLSDFLAQGHFPNEGTEEDLSTLKVFAACSASFLTFATVYSIHAPQIVCLPEAGAHAKKA, from the exons ATGATGAACGGTTCAGCTGGTTCCCCGGGGAATCATGTGAATGGAAAGCAAGTGCAAAGTGTTGACCCTCCCGGTCTTTCAAGTTTTAACAATGGACCAAGACACCGTCCGTTGAATGCATGGAGGCGCTGCCGTGGTGTATTGTGCTTGGTGATTATGCCGGTGACAGCATGCATGATGATGGTTTACCTAGCCCCTGTGACAACCTTCGTCGTACGGTTGTTCAGTGTGCATTACAGCAGAAAGTGGACGTGCTTTCTGTTTGGGATGTGGTTAGCCATGTTTCCCTTTCTGTTTGAGAAGATCAACAGGACAAGGTTTGTTTTCTCTGGTGAAAAGGTGCCCCCAAAAGAGTGTGTCTTGCTGTTTGCTAACCACAGAACTGAGGTAGATTGGATGTACCTGTGGGATCTTGCATTGAGGAAAGGCCGTTTGCAGTCTATCAAGTACATCCTCAAGAAAAGTTTGATGAAGTTGCCTATTTTCAACTGGGCATTTCACATTATTGAGTTTATTCCAGTAGAGCGGAATTGGGAGGTTGACGAACCACTAATCCGAAGAAGGCTTTCTCAACTGAAGTACCCCAAGGATCCCCTTTGGCTTGCAGTTTTTCCAGAAGGCACTGATTATAC CGAGAAGAAATGCATCAAAAGTCAAGAGTATGCGGCAGAGCATGGTTTGCCTATTCTGAAAAATGTCCTCCTTCCCAAGATAAAGGGTTTCAATTGCTGCCTGCAAGAGCTGAGGAGTAACTTGGATGCTG TTTACGACATCACGATCGCATACAAGCATCGGCTCCCGACGTTCATGGACAACGTGTACGGCATCGACCCCTCTGAGGTCCACGTCCACACCAAGATCATCCAGGTCTGTGACATACCAACAGCAGAGGACGAAGTATCCAGCTGGCTCACGGAGAGGTTCAGACTGAAGGACGAGCTCCTGTCTGATTTTTTGGCACAAGGCCACTTCCCCAATGAAGGAACCGAAGAAGACCTGTCCACGCTCAA GGTCTTCGCGGCGTGCAGCGCCTCTTTCCTCACGTTTGCCACGGTGTACTCTATACACGCGCCTCAGATCGTGTGTTTGCCGGAGGCCGGCGCCCACGCCAAGAAAGCTTGA
- the LOC119285849 gene encoding probable 1-acyl-sn-glycerol-3-phosphate acyltransferase 5 isoform X1, producing the protein MMNGSAGSPGNHVNGKQVQSVDPPGLSSFNNGPRHRPLNAWRRCRGVLCLVIMPVTACMMMVYLAPVTTFVVRLFSVHYSRKWTCFLFGMWLAMFPFLFEKINRTRFVFSGEKVPPKECVLLFANHRTEVDWMYLWDLALRKGRLQSIKYILKKSLMKLPIFNWAFHIIEFIPVERNWEVDEPLIRRRLSQLKYPKDPLWLAVFPEGTDYTEKKCIKSQEYAAEHGLPILKNVLLPKIKGFNCCLQELRSNLDAVYDITIAYKHRLPTFMDNVYGIDPSEVHVHTKIIQVCDIPTAEDEVSSWLTERFRLKDELLSDFLAQGHFPNEGTEEDLSTLKCVANFLAVIGMTAFFIYLTLFSSVWFRVFAACSASFLTFATVYSIHAPQIVCLPEAGAHAKKA; encoded by the exons ATGATGAACGGTTCAGCTGGTTCCCCGGGGAATCATGTGAATGGAAAGCAAGTGCAAAGTGTTGACCCTCCCGGTCTTTCAAGTTTTAACAATGGACCAAGACACCGTCCGTTGAATGCATGGAGGCGCTGCCGTGGTGTATTGTGCTTGGTGATTATGCCGGTGACAGCATGCATGATGATGGTTTACCTAGCCCCTGTGACAACCTTCGTCGTACGGTTGTTCAGTGTGCATTACAGCAGAAAGTGGACGTGCTTTCTGTTTGGGATGTGGTTAGCCATGTTTCCCTTTCTGTTTGAGAAGATCAACAGGACAAGGTTTGTTTTCTCTGGTGAAAAGGTGCCCCCAAAAGAGTGTGTCTTGCTGTTTGCTAACCACAGAACTGAGGTAGATTGGATGTACCTGTGGGATCTTGCATTGAGGAAAGGCCGTTTGCAGTCTATCAAGTACATCCTCAAGAAAAGTTTGATGAAGTTGCCTATTTTCAACTGGGCATTTCACATTATTGAGTTTATTCCAGTAGAGCGGAATTGGGAGGTTGACGAACCACTAATCCGAAGAAGGCTTTCTCAACTGAAGTACCCCAAGGATCCCCTTTGGCTTGCAGTTTTTCCAGAAGGCACTGATTATAC CGAGAAGAAATGCATCAAAAGTCAAGAGTATGCGGCAGAGCATGGTTTGCCTATTCTGAAAAATGTCCTCCTTCCCAAGATAAAGGGTTTCAATTGCTGCCTGCAAGAGCTGAGGAGTAACTTGGATGCTG TTTACGACATCACGATCGCATACAAGCATCGGCTCCCGACGTTCATGGACAACGTGTACGGCATCGACCCCTCTGAGGTCCACGTCCACACCAAGATCATCCAGGTCTGTGACATACCAACAGCAGAGGACGAAGTATCCAGCTGGCTCACGGAGAGGTTCAGACTGAAGGACGAGCTCCTGTCTGATTTTTTGGCACAAGGCCACTTCCCCAATGAAGGAACCGAAGAAGACCTGTCCACGCTCAAGTGCGTCGCGAATTTCCTTGCGGTGATCGGCATGACGGCCTTCTTCATCTACCTGACCCTGTTCTCGTCCGTGTGGTTCAGGGTCTTCGCGGCGTGCAGCGCCTCTTTCCTCACGTTTGCCACGGTGTACTCTATACACGCGCCTCAGATCGTGTGTTTGCCGGAGGCCGGCGCCCACGCCAAGAAAGCTTGA